From Terriglobia bacterium, one genomic window encodes:
- a CDS encoding 4Fe-4S dicluster domain-containing protein translates to MGHRWGMVIDEDRCTGCEACVAACHAENNIATVGDDEAARGRALHWIRVERYYEGDFPDIRVKYRPVLCQQCSDAPCEPVCPTYASYQNNEGLNAQIYNRCIGTRYCANACPYMVRFFNFYNPVWDKPLDLQFNPDVSLRSVGIMEKCTFCIQRIKAAEINAKAEKRPLKDGEFNPACVQSCPAGAMIFGDLNDPESRVSRLSKSNRGTTFLEELGTHPKVVYLKRDTWHDEQNA, encoded by the coding sequence ATGGGACATCGATGGGGCATGGTGATCGACGAAGACCGATGCACGGGGTGCGAGGCCTGCGTGGCGGCGTGCCATGCCGAAAACAATATTGCGACTGTGGGTGACGACGAGGCGGCGCGCGGGCGCGCCCTGCACTGGATACGGGTGGAACGGTATTACGAGGGCGATTTTCCGGACATCAGGGTGAAGTACCGGCCTGTGCTCTGCCAGCAATGCAGTGATGCGCCTTGCGAGCCCGTGTGCCCCACCTACGCCAGCTATCAGAACAACGAAGGCTTGAACGCCCAGATTTACAACCGATGCATCGGCACGCGCTATTGCGCAAACGCCTGCCCTTACATGGTGCGCTTCTTCAATTTCTACAACCCGGTGTGGGACAAGCCGCTTGATCTGCAGTTCAATCCTGACGTTTCTCTTCGGTCCGTAGGGATCATGGAGAAATGCACATTCTGCATCCAGCGCATCAAGGCTGCGGAAATCAACGCGAAAGCGGAGAAGCGCCCGTTGAAAGATGGCGAATTCAATCCCGCCTGCGTGCAGTCCTGCCCCGCGGGCGCAATGATTTTTGGCGACCTGAATGACCCGGAGAGCAGAGTTTCGCGGCTCTCGAAGTCGAATCGTGGCACAACGTTTCTGGAAGAACTGGGAACTCATCCCAAGGTGGTTTATCTCAAACGCGACACCTGGCACGATGAACAAAACGCCTGA
- the nrfD gene encoding NrfD/PsrC family molybdoenzyme membrane anchor subunit gives MNKTPEQINQDLLRPIYHATWRFYVTAAVLAALVAAALFAWGYQMYYGLGVSGLNRPVFWAVYITNFVFWIGISHAGTLISAILRVCNAGWRRPVTRCAEAITVFSLSIAGLFPLIHLGRPWLFFWLIPYPSERGIWPQFRSPLLWDFFAINTYLIGSVTFLLLPSFPDFALIRDRASGWRKKVYGIISLGWRGTPKQWHRLEMAMRIMAVAIIPVAVSVHTIVSWDFAMAPVPGWHSTIFGPYFVAGAIFSGIAALIVAMALLRKLLHLEEYLRPIHFDNLGKLLLVMSLLWFYFVFAERLTTWYGNFPGEMSVFWATQVGSFGPLFWTMVFCNFIIPAPILAIKSLRNKIGWTVAASIPIIIGMWLERFLIIVPSLSYKYLPYNFGTYRPSWVEIIITIGTFAAIGLLYLIFSRVFPIISIWELKLGLPKKEEAPELAQQEAAAGQAQVG, from the coding sequence ATGAACAAAACGCCTGAACAGATCAACCAGGATTTACTGCGGCCGATTTACCACGCCACGTGGCGTTTCTATGTGACGGCTGCAGTGCTGGCCGCTCTGGTGGCGGCGGCGTTGTTCGCCTGGGGTTATCAGATGTACTACGGCCTCGGGGTTTCCGGCCTGAACCGGCCGGTATTCTGGGCTGTTTACATCACCAATTTTGTTTTCTGGATTGGCATCAGCCACGCCGGAACGCTGATCTCCGCCATCCTGCGCGTGTGCAACGCCGGCTGGAGGCGGCCGGTGACCCGCTGCGCGGAAGCCATCACGGTTTTTTCTCTTTCGATTGCGGGATTGTTCCCGCTGATTCACCTGGGACGGCCGTGGCTGTTTTTCTGGCTGATTCCTTATCCCAGCGAGCGTGGCATCTGGCCGCAGTTCCGCTCGCCGCTGCTGTGGGACTTTTTCGCCATCAACACCTACCTGATCGGCAGCGTGACGTTCCTCCTGCTCCCCAGTTTTCCGGACTTTGCGCTGATCCGCGACCGGGCGAGCGGCTGGCGAAAAAAGGTCTACGGCATCATATCGCTCGGCTGGCGGGGCACGCCCAAGCAGTGGCATCGCCTCGAGATGGCCATGCGCATCATGGCGGTGGCCATCATTCCGGTAGCCGTGTCAGTCCACACCATCGTTTCATGGGATTTCGCCATGGCGCCGGTGCCCGGATGGCATTCCACCATCTTTGGCCCGTACTTCGTGGCCGGTGCGATCTTCAGCGGCATCGCCGCCCTGATTGTTGCCATGGCCCTGCTGCGCAAGCTGCTGCACCTGGAGGAATACCTCAGGCCCATCCATTTTGATAATCTGGGCAAGCTGCTGCTGGTGATGAGCCTGCTGTGGTTTTACTTTGTTTTTGCCGAGCGGCTGACCACCTGGTATGGCAATTTCCCCGGCGAAATGTCTGTGTTCTGGGCGACGCAGGTTGGAAGTTTCGGTCCTCTGTTCTGGACCATGGTCTTCTGCAATTTCATTATTCCGGCGCCCATTCTGGCCATCAAGAGCCTGCGGAACAAGATCGGCTGGACCGTGGCGGCTTCCATCCCGATTATTATTGGAATGTGGCTCGAACGCTTCCTGATCATTGTTCCATCGCTTTCCTACAAGTATCTGCCCTACAACTTCGGGACGTATCGGCCGAGCTGGGTGGAAATCATCATCACAATCGGGACATTTGCCGCTATCGGCCTGCTGTACCTGATCTTTTCCAGGGTGTTCCCGATTATCTCGATTTGGGAACTGAAGCTGGGCCTGCCGAAAAAAGAAGAGGCGCCGGAGCTGGCGCAGCAGGAAGCCGCTGCCGGGCAGGCCCAGGTTGGGTGA
- a CDS encoding quinol:electron acceptor oxidoreductase subunit ActD gives METNPMNAIYGLYPDPGSAQRAFNVLERAESELGFSDRDIAVLSGEPYEGYGFGQRDNVTRMPWIAALGALVGGLSGWVFVVFTQKDYPMISGGMQLVTKWPNGIITYELTMLGAILTTLFVLLIAARIPDWSGRKLYDPAISNGKILIGVVNPPETARAALGTLLRAAGAEAVKEFGN, from the coding sequence ATGGAGACGAACCCGATGAACGCCATCTACGGACTTTATCCTGATCCCGGATCAGCGCAGCGTGCGTTCAACGTGCTGGAGCGCGCCGAGAGCGAGTTGGGCTTCAGCGACAGGGATATCGCGGTGCTCTCTGGGGAGCCGTATGAGGGGTACGGATTTGGCCAGCGCGACAACGTGACACGGATGCCGTGGATTGCCGCGCTCGGCGCGTTGGTGGGCGGCCTCAGCGGCTGGGTATTCGTTGTCTTTACCCAGAAGGACTACCCGATGATTTCAGGCGGCATGCAACTGGTGACCAAGTGGCCGAACGGCATCATCACCTATGAGCTAACCATGCTGGGAGCCATCCTGACAACCTTGTTTGTGCTGTTGATCGCGGCGCGAATTCCGGACTGGAGCGGTCGCAAGCTGTACGATCCCGCCATCAGCAATGGCAAAATCCTGATTGGAGTCGTCAACCCGCCGGAGACCGCGCGCGCAGCGCTTGGGACCCTGTTGCGGGCCGCGGGTGCGGAAGCTGTGAAAGAGTTCGGGAACTAA
- a CDS encoding cytochrome c — MRRRVLKAVRGFGVAALALALPASTVSWAQGKSELSPAAKAGQQIFEQQCALCHYSDQAKNKIGPGLKGILKNKQLPFSHKPATVANVREQIEKGNPQGKPMPMPPFAGKLSAKDISSLIDYLKTL; from the coding sequence ATGCGACGAAGAGTGTTGAAAGCCGTCAGAGGGTTTGGTGTGGCGGCGCTGGCGCTGGCCCTGCCGGCGTCTACTGTCTCGTGGGCGCAAGGCAAATCAGAATTATCTCCGGCGGCGAAGGCGGGCCAGCAGATATTCGAGCAGCAATGCGCGTTGTGCCACTACTCCGACCAGGCGAAGAACAAGATCGGCCCGGGGCTGAAGGGAATATTGAAAAACAAACAGCTTCCTTTTTCTCACAAACCCGCTACGGTTGCCAACGTCCGCGAGCAGATCGAGAAGGGCAACCCGCAGGGCAAACCCATGCCAATGCCGCCCTTTGCGGGCAAGCTCTCAGCGAAAGACATCAGCAGCCTGATCGACTACCTGAAGACCTTGTGA
- a CDS encoding cupin domain-containing protein has translation MKSLAFAFLLVIVPCAFGAERTVAPTWLHRKLADAPEKPTDISTPSCHYKAIFGAGDSETRIVRSVARFGEVIIDPQGQCKDVSYPGEEQIYYVLAGGGTLSYGGQKASVKKDDFMYLPPQVRHGMANPSNSPLRFVVMGFNIPRSTSIPAPPSQLQIANANDVKLQAVSGHPESTQYRLLLGGRHGTRDKLDCGIVVTSLFLMEFAPDGTNFPHHHEMAEEIYLVLDGHGDMVAGGGNNGVEGLHPSSAGDAYFFRLNSTVGFYNRGKTKAHILAVRSWYPFPNRDFQN, from the coding sequence ATGAAGAGTCTCGCGTTCGCATTCCTGCTGGTCATTGTGCCATGCGCTTTCGGCGCGGAAAGGACGGTCGCCCCCACCTGGCTCCATCGGAAACTGGCGGACGCTCCCGAAAAACCCACAGACATCAGCACGCCGAGCTGCCACTACAAAGCTATTTTTGGCGCAGGCGATTCTGAAACCAGGATCGTCCGCAGCGTTGCCCGCTTCGGCGAAGTCATCATTGATCCCCAAGGCCAGTGCAAGGATGTCTCCTACCCGGGCGAAGAACAGATTTACTACGTTCTCGCGGGCGGCGGGACCCTCAGCTACGGAGGACAGAAGGCCTCCGTTAAGAAAGACGATTTCATGTACCTTCCACCGCAGGTCCGCCACGGCATGGCAAACCCATCGAACTCGCCGCTCCGCTTTGTGGTGATGGGATTCAACATTCCGCGAAGCACGTCCATACCAGCGCCACCCTCTCAACTCCAGATCGCGAACGCCAACGACGTCAAGCTGCAAGCGGTGTCAGGACATCCGGAATCAACCCAATACCGATTGCTTCTGGGAGGCAGGCATGGGACCAGGGACAAGCTCGATTGCGGAATTGTGGTGACCAGCTTGTTTCTGATGGAGTTTGCCCCGGACGGGACCAACTTTCCTCATCACCACGAGATGGCGGAAGAGATTTACCTGGTCCTCGACGGGCACGGCGACATGGTGGCCGGAGGAGGCAATAACGGCGTCGAGGGTCTCCATCCCAGCAGCGCCGGCGATGCCTACTTTTTCCGGCTGAACTCCACGGTCGGTTTCTATAACCGGGGGAAAACCAAGGCGCATATTCTGGCGGTGCGATCATGGTATCCATTTCCTAATCGCGACTTCCAGAACTAG
- a CDS encoding sulfatase-like hydrolase/transferase produces MKKSFAAAASAPLSAGGAAAQGADGQPRESPNLKPHNIVIIIADQFRGDFIGANGRNPMGVTPNLDAMAERGVTMLNAVTNQPLCSPSRACLFTGRYATETGMWKLPPGVELDRSLPTLASILRSHGYTANYVGKWHLAPISADGKTGLGFVEPQDRGGFLDLWQASNVIELTSHPYEGTIWDGDGKPMHFKDVYRVDYLTDLAVRFLKQRHQKPFLLVLSQLEPHFQNEVNAFVPPRGYTERYQNPFAPEDLRFFPGDWQAQLPGYYGDIKRIDESVGTVLKTLAEENLEENTIVLFISDHGCHFRTRNTEYKRSPHDSSIRIPLIMQGPGLNLSRRVSEVVSMVDVTPALLDAAGIPVPASMKGRSFLPLLNQPKGRANWRSEAFIQISASMVARALRTDQWTYCVLDPNGNGDRDPHSMHYQEYQMYNLGADPHQLLNLAGRKDPPHLVHYEGDRPLPEIAAYLRERLMARMVDAGEEAPQIDPARFYP; encoded by the coding sequence TTGAAGAAGTCATTTGCCGCCGCTGCGTCGGCTCCTCTTTCGGCAGGGGGCGCAGCGGCGCAGGGCGCTGACGGGCAGCCTCGGGAATCTCCGAACCTGAAACCGCACAATATTGTCATCATCATTGCTGACCAGTTTCGGGGGGATTTTATTGGCGCGAATGGCCGCAACCCGATGGGCGTGACGCCAAACCTCGACGCAATGGCCGAACGCGGCGTCACGATGCTGAACGCGGTGACCAATCAGCCCTTGTGCTCTCCTTCGCGGGCGTGCCTTTTTACCGGCCGCTACGCCACCGAAACCGGAATGTGGAAATTGCCGCCCGGAGTTGAATTGGACCGCAGCCTGCCAACCCTGGCCAGCATTCTGCGAAGTCACGGATACACAGCCAACTACGTCGGCAAATGGCACCTGGCGCCGATCAGTGCGGACGGCAAGACAGGTCTGGGATTCGTTGAGCCACAGGATCGCGGTGGTTTCCTCGACCTGTGGCAAGCGTCCAACGTTATTGAATTAACTTCGCATCCTTATGAAGGCACTATATGGGACGGCGATGGCAAGCCGATGCATTTCAAGGACGTTTACCGGGTGGACTATCTGACCGACCTGGCGGTGCGCTTCCTGAAGCAGCGCCATCAGAAGCCGTTTCTGCTGGTCCTTTCGCAGCTCGAGCCGCATTTTCAGAACGAGGTCAACGCTTTCGTGCCGCCCAGGGGATATACGGAGCGCTACCAGAATCCCTTCGCGCCCGAAGACCTGCGCTTCTTTCCCGGTGACTGGCAGGCGCAGCTTCCGGGCTACTACGGCGACATCAAGCGCATTGATGAATCGGTTGGGACCGTGCTGAAAACTCTGGCGGAGGAAAACCTGGAGGAGAACACGATCGTTTTGTTCATCAGCGACCATGGTTGCCATTTCCGCACCCGGAACACCGAATACAAGCGAAGCCCGCACGATAGTTCCATCCGCATTCCGCTCATCATGCAAGGGCCAGGGCTGAACCTGTCGCGGAGAGTAAGCGAAGTGGTCAGCATGGTGGACGTGACCCCTGCTTTGCTGGATGCCGCGGGCATTCCGGTCCCTGCCTCGATGAAAGGCCGAAGCTTCCTGCCGCTGCTCAACCAGCCGAAAGGCCGGGCAAACTGGCGGAGCGAAGCGTTCATTCAAATCAGCGCGTCGATGGTGGCCCGGGCGCTGCGGACCGATCAGTGGACCTACTGCGTTCTCGATCCCAACGGCAACGGAGACCGCGATCCCCACAGCATGCACTACCAGGAATATCAGATGTACAACCTTGGTGCCGATCCGCACCAGTTGCTGAATCTGGCCGGCCGCAAAGACCCGCCGCACCTGGTCCATTATGAGGGTGACCGGCCGCTGCCCGAAATTGCTGCGTACCTGCGTGAAAGGCTGATGGCGCGGATGGTTGATGCCGGTGAGGAAGCGCCGCAAATCGATCCAGCCCGCTTCTATCCCTGA
- a CDS encoding response regulator transcription factor, which produces MMNAIRILIADDHPVVRRGVRTLLETRDGWSVCGEARTGEEALERVKTLKPDILIMDISMPGMRGFEAIRKIHEIDPNVGILTLTIHDTESMFRGAMEAGAHAYVLKSDLDGRLIEAVEALCENREFFSPGITQTVLKSCIEDYHDRQPGPQDPKVLTPRQLEVLRLVARGNSNKEVANILGISNRTVEAHRYQIMSRLHANTLSDLVIFAVRNKLIGT; this is translated from the coding sequence ATGATGAATGCCATTCGCATATTGATTGCAGACGATCATCCGGTGGTCCGGCGAGGGGTGCGGACGCTGCTGGAAACTCGCGATGGATGGTCAGTCTGCGGAGAAGCTCGCACAGGCGAGGAGGCTTTGGAGCGGGTCAAGACGCTGAAGCCCGACATTTTGATCATGGACATTTCCATGCCTGGAATGCGGGGCTTTGAAGCGATCCGGAAAATCCATGAGATCGACCCGAACGTCGGCATTCTCACGCTGACGATCCACGACACCGAGTCAATGTTCCGGGGGGCGATGGAGGCAGGGGCCCACGCCTACGTGCTGAAGTCAGACCTCGACGGCCGGCTGATCGAGGCCGTGGAAGCTTTATGCGAAAATCGGGAATTCTTCAGCCCCGGCATTACTCAGACCGTTCTGAAAAGCTGCATTGAGGATTATCATGACCGGCAGCCTGGACCGCAGGACCCTAAGGTCCTCACACCTCGCCAGTTGGAGGTCCTGAGACTGGTGGCCCGCGGAAACAGTAACAAAGAAGTGGCAAACATCCTGGGCATCAGCAACCGTACGGTTGAGGCGCACCGTTATCAGATTATGAGCCGGTTGCATGCCAACACGTTAAGTGACCTGGTCATCTTCGCCGTGCGAAATAAACTGATCGGGACTTAG
- a CDS encoding response regulator transcription factor: MEWTVLIADDHEIVRKGIRDMIRQFRPEWKVCGEAGNGADAVEMGKTLSPDVVILDIAMPGMSGIEAASQLARSHVACRVLLFTMYESSRLAEAAREAGAHGYVLKSQAAHHLILAIDRIMAGGTFFGAPEASGDPDGKTSSGGGPILCEDLGARGAIAPPKRSIEKFRWLWPGKGLST, encoded by the coding sequence ATGGAGTGGACGGTCCTTATCGCGGATGACCATGAGATCGTGCGCAAGGGTATTCGCGATATGATCCGGCAGTTCAGGCCCGAATGGAAAGTGTGTGGCGAAGCCGGCAACGGCGCCGATGCCGTGGAGATGGGCAAGACATTAAGCCCTGACGTTGTCATTCTGGACATCGCAATGCCCGGCATGAGTGGCATCGAGGCAGCATCTCAGCTTGCAAGGTCTCATGTTGCGTGTCGCGTCCTTTTGTTTACGATGTACGAATCGAGCAGGCTGGCAGAAGCGGCGCGGGAAGCCGGAGCACATGGGTACGTGTTAAAGTCCCAGGCTGCGCATCACCTGATTCTGGCAATTGATCGCATCATGGCAGGTGGCACATTTTTCGGCGCTCCTGAGGCCAGCGGCGACCCTGACGGGAAGACATCCTCAGGGGGAGGGCCCATACTCTGCGAGGACCTGGGCGCTCGGGGGGCGATTGCTCCCCCGAAAAGGAGCATCGAAAAATTTCGCTGGTTGTGGCCGGGGAAAGGACTTTCAACCTGA
- a CDS encoding PAS domain S-box protein — translation MIESPSRIGQPSGILDERGHDTRWHVEEQFRLVVESVKDYAIFMLDTRGNIVSWNQGAERIKGYQASEIIGRHFSVFYTPEDIKSGVPEEVLRIAARDGRFEREGWRLRKDGSRFWADVVITALTDPQSRLIAFLKITRDLTDRVQKERALQASQQSLRELSAQILRAQDEERQRIGRDLHDGAGQYLAMLKMHLESLKSGRVPIETVQQRLPDLVQLAEEALKEIRATSYQLSPPMLEECGLALAIPWLLDGFMDRSGIATTYDLSGFDRLPRSVEVVIYRILQECLANVGRHSGSKTVCVSLRKKDGSMWMEVRDQGRGIPQDVLEAFRHDSPGKLGVGLRSIKERVYHLGGELTLNSDGQGTIIGARLPV, via the coding sequence GTGATTGAATCTCCCTCTCGGATTGGGCAACCATCTGGCATTCTCGACGAGCGAGGCCATGACACACGATGGCACGTCGAGGAGCAGTTCCGCCTGGTGGTGGAATCGGTCAAGGACTACGCGATTTTCATGCTGGATACGCGGGGAAACATCGTGAGCTGGAACCAGGGCGCGGAAAGGATCAAAGGGTATCAAGCCAGTGAGATTATCGGCCGCCACTTCTCCGTTTTCTACACACCGGAAGATATAAAATCCGGCGTGCCGGAAGAAGTGCTCCGCATCGCCGCCAGAGACGGCCGCTTTGAAAGGGAAGGCTGGCGGCTCCGCAAGGATGGCTCGCGTTTCTGGGCTGATGTGGTGATCACCGCCCTGACGGACCCCCAGTCACGCCTGATAGCATTTCTGAAGATCACGCGGGACCTCACTGACCGCGTGCAAAAAGAGCGCGCGCTCCAGGCATCTCAGCAAAGTTTGCGCGAGCTTTCTGCCCAGATCCTTCGCGCCCAGGACGAAGAACGGCAGCGAATTGGCAGGGACCTGCACGATGGCGCCGGCCAGTATCTGGCCATGCTGAAAATGCATCTGGAATCGCTGAAATCCGGGCGGGTCCCCATCGAGACGGTCCAACAAAGGCTCCCTGACCTTGTCCAATTGGCGGAAGAAGCCTTGAAAGAAATAAGGGCCACCTCCTATCAATTGTCTCCTCCGATGCTGGAAGAGTGTGGATTGGCGCTCGCCATCCCGTGGCTCCTGGACGGATTCATGGACCGTAGCGGGATCGCCACGACTTACGACTTATCCGGTTTCGACAGGCTGCCGCGCAGCGTTGAAGTCGTGATTTATCGAATCCTTCAGGAATGTCTGGCCAATGTTGGGCGGCACTCCGGGAGCAAGACAGTTTGCGTTAGCTTACGGAAGAAGGATGGCTCGATGTGGATGGAGGTCAGAGATCAGGGCAGAGGCATCCCCCAGGACGTTCTGGAGGCTTTTCGTCATGATTCTCCGGGCAAGCTCGGCGTGGGGTTGCGAAGCATCAAGGAGCGCGTCTATCACCTTGGTGGCGAACTGACACTGAATTCCGATGGGCAGGGAACCATCATCGGCGCCAGGCTCCCGGTTTAG
- a CDS encoding CsbD family protein yields MNWHQIEGSWRQFKTPVRQRWGRLTESDLETIGGRKDVLVGKIRERYGVPKEAAERQVYTWFKVVMKG; encoded by the coding sequence ATGAACTGGCATCAAATCGAAGGCAGTTGGAGACAATTTAAGACGCCGGTCAGGCAAAGGTGGGGCAGATTGACGGAGTCTGATCTGGAAACGATCGGTGGTCGAAAAGATGTCCTTGTCGGGAAAATCCGCGAAAGATATGGAGTGCCCAAAGAGGCTGCTGAGCGCCAGGTCTACACCTGGTTTAAGGTCGTTATGAAAGGATGA
- a CDS encoding VTT domain-containing protein has product MHELVSNLFSFVSRFGGLGLFALTLLDASFLFIPFGPDFLLVAMVAREHTMAPFYALLAAAGSVAGCAIIDPLSRKEGEKGLERLLSRHRVQSVTKRVRKSAPWALSVASLMPPPFPFTPIIIAASALQYPRRKLLTVVGIARLARYMTEALLALYFGHQLMEISRSKGVELAVIILIVISLAGSVLTAYKWVEKRKKHEKPA; this is encoded by the coding sequence TTGCACGAACTTGTATCCAACCTTTTTTCATTTGTAAGCCGCTTCGGCGGACTTGGCCTGTTTGCGCTGACCCTCCTCGATGCTTCTTTCCTGTTTATCCCCTTTGGACCAGATTTTCTGCTCGTTGCCATGGTGGCTCGAGAACATACGATGGCGCCTTTTTATGCTCTACTGGCGGCCGCAGGATCTGTGGCGGGATGCGCGATCATAGACCCCTTGAGCCGGAAAGAAGGAGAGAAGGGCCTGGAAAGGCTGCTATCGCGGCATCGGGTCCAATCCGTCACCAAACGAGTGAGGAAAAGCGCTCCCTGGGCCCTGTCGGTTGCATCGCTGATGCCGCCTCCCTTTCCATTCACTCCCATCATCATCGCGGCTTCGGCACTGCAATACCCTCGGAGAAAGCTGTTGACAGTTGTCGGCATCGCTCGCCTCGCACGATACATGACGGAGGCGCTGTTGGCGCTCTATTTCGGCCACCAGTTGATGGAAATTTCCAGGTCGAAGGGCGTGGAACTGGCGGTAATCATCCTCATAGTCATCTCTCTGGCGGGAAGCGTCTTAACAGCCTACAAATGGGTCGAGAAGCGAAAGAAACACGAAAAGCCGGCTTGA
- a CDS encoding ABC transporter ATP-binding protein → MICIPDKDIEIANSVMEKGDRKSAHRFRIWDLLKPHSKAFAIGLLAAVGESAAGLLEPWPLKIVIDNVLRSKSGHGWLNEWIFSTIGTDKTAILEFAVGSLALIALLDALCSYEESFLMASVGQWVMHDLRRMLYSHIHRLSLAYYDQKQTGDLISRITGDIDAIRSFITTAALGSLVDGITLFGMLGVMLYLDWRFTLIALSISPVLFVIVYSYTRRIKKASRQVRKKEGEITSIVQEVLSSMRVVKAFAREDYEERRFEAESLESVEAGLCARNLKARLTPLVGIVVATGTCLVLWFGAQAVMSNRLSVGSLIVFILYLGKMYKPMQNLSKMTDTYSRAAVGYERIREVLETDPLIRDVRKARSAPRFKGKIEFEDVSFNYVNGPPVLKDLSLQIGPGQVAALVGPTGAGKTTIISLVARFYEPVSGNVKIDGHNIRTFRVKSLRSQISFVLQETLLFRATVWQNIAYGKPEARRAEILRAAELANAHEFIEKLPEGYDTLIGERGVTLSGGQRQRIAIARAIIRDTPILLLDEASSGLDANSEKLVFEALDRLMEGKTCVVIAHRLSTVRRADIIYVVDNGTIAESGKHQELLDARGLYAKLYEIQFRGDLAEPETSRRGAP, encoded by the coding sequence TTGATTTGCATCCCTGACAAGGACATCGAAATTGCGAACAGCGTCATGGAAAAAGGCGACAGAAAATCCGCCCACAGGTTTCGCATCTGGGACCTGCTCAAGCCACACTCGAAAGCTTTTGCAATCGGATTGCTTGCAGCGGTCGGCGAAAGTGCCGCCGGACTGCTCGAGCCGTGGCCACTGAAGATCGTAATCGATAACGTGCTCCGGTCGAAATCCGGGCACGGATGGTTGAACGAATGGATTTTTTCCACTATCGGAACGGACAAGACCGCCATTCTGGAATTCGCCGTCGGCTCCCTCGCCCTTATTGCTCTTCTGGACGCCCTCTGCTCGTACGAAGAAAGCTTTCTAATGGCCAGTGTCGGCCAGTGGGTCATGCACGATCTGCGCCGGATGCTCTACTCGCACATCCACCGGCTCTCTCTTGCTTACTATGACCAGAAGCAAACTGGCGATCTGATCAGCCGGATCACCGGCGACATCGATGCCATCCGAAGTTTCATCACCACCGCCGCGCTTGGATCTTTGGTCGACGGAATAACGCTCTTCGGCATGCTCGGCGTGATGTTGTACCTGGACTGGCGATTTACCCTTATCGCCCTTTCAATTTCACCTGTCCTCTTTGTCATTGTTTATTCGTATACACGCCGGATCAAGAAAGCGTCACGGCAGGTACGCAAGAAGGAGGGTGAGATCACCTCCATCGTGCAGGAAGTCCTTTCCTCGATGCGAGTGGTCAAGGCGTTTGCACGTGAGGATTATGAGGAGCGCCGATTTGAAGCAGAAAGCCTCGAAAGTGTCGAAGCAGGATTGTGCGCGCGTAATCTGAAAGCCAGGCTTACGCCTCTGGTGGGCATCGTAGTGGCCACCGGCACGTGCCTGGTCCTATGGTTCGGAGCGCAGGCAGTCATGAGCAACAGGCTCTCGGTAGGTTCACTCATCGTTTTCATTCTGTACCTCGGCAAAATGTACAAGCCGATGCAAAACCTCTCAAAAATGACGGACACGTATTCGAGAGCTGCCGTTGGCTACGAACGCATTCGCGAAGTCCTCGAAACGGACCCCTTGATCAGGGACGTTCGCAAAGCGCGCTCTGCTCCGCGCTTCAAAGGCAAAATTGAATTTGAGGACGTCAGCTTCAATTATGTCAATGGCCCGCCGGTGCTGAAAGATCTCAGCCTTCAGATTGGACCTGGACAGGTGGCCGCTCTGGTAGGCCCGACGGGCGCTGGGAAGACCACCATCATCAGCCTTGTTGCCCGTTTTTATGAACCGGTCTCGGGAAATGTAAAGATCGATGGCCACAATATTCGGACCTTCCGCGTGAAGTCTCTGCGGAGTCAGATCAGTTTTGTTCTGCAGGAAACTCTGCTTTTTCGAGCTACGGTCTGGCAGAACATCGCTTACGGGAAGCCGGAAGCCAGGCGGGCTGAAATCCTCCGGGCTGCCGAATTGGCAAACGCGCACGAGTTTATTGAGAAACTGCCCGAAGGTTACGATACATTGATTGGCGAGCGCGGGGTGACGCTCTCGGGCGGCCAGCGTCAGCGTATTGCCATCGCGCGCGCCATTATCCGCGACACTCCGATTCTCCTTCTGGATGAGGCAAGCTCAGGGCTTGATGCAAATTCAGAGAAGCTGGTGTTCGAAGCATTAGACCGCCTGATGGAGGGGAAGACCTGTGTCGTTATCGCGCACCGGCTCTCAACCGTCCGCCGCGCTGACATTATTTATGTGGTGGACAATGGGACCATTGCAGAAAGTGGAAAACACCAGGAGCTATTGGACGCCCGCGGCCTCTACGCGAAGCTCTACGAGATCCAATTCCGCGGGGACCTGGCGGAGCCGGAGACTTCACGAAGAGGCGCACCGTAA